Within the Syntrophorhabdaceae bacterium genome, the region ATGGCAGACCTCATGGAAGACGAGGTCACGGCTGAGGTAAAAAAGCTCGTTGCATCAGGCGCAAGCCCCATGGACATCCTCGATGATGCAGGGCAAGCCATGGCGATCGTAGGAAAGAGGTTTGAGACAGGAGAGTACTTCATCCCGGATCTTATGATGGCAGGAGAGATTCTCAAAGGTATCTCGGAGATCGTCAAACCCTTACTTGAGAAACAGGGCCCTCCGCAGAAGAAGGGAAAAGTACTCATCGGTACCGTGGCAGGAGACATCCACGATATCGGCACCGATATCGTTCAATTCATGCTCGATGTCTCGGGCTACGACGTTCTAAACATCGGCATCGATGTACCGGTTAACGTCTTCGTGGAAAAGATCAAAGAGTATCACCCCCAGGTGGTAGGACTCTCCGGATTTCTCACCCTTGCGTTTGACTCCATGAAGAAGACAGTAGAGGCCATAGAACAGGCAGGGTTGAGAGACAAGATCAAGATCATGATCGGCGGCGGTCAGATCGATGAAGAGATCCGAAAGTATGTGAAGGCCGATGCCTATGGTAAGGATGCCATGGCCGCGGTAACGCTCTGTAACGGATGGATACAGTAAAGAATCCATGCGTGTGCGTGATGAGTAAGGATGAGAGGTAAGAGGTCTTAATGAAAAAGACGCCTCAGGAGCTATATCGGGAGCGTGAGAAGCGGGTACTCGATGCAACCCAGCTTAAGAAGCCTGATCGGGTTCCCATTATGGTCATGTTCGGCTTTTTTCCCGCACGCTACGTGGGCATGTCGGTAAAGGAGTTTATGTATGATCCCGACAAGCTCTGGAAGGCGCAATGGAAGGCGCTCACCGACTTTGCGCCGGATATGGACCAAAGCCCCTACGGCCTGCGTTTCTTGGGGCCGCTACTTGATGCCCTTGATTTCAAACAGTTGCTCTGGTCCGGCCACGGCCTCACATCCGATCACAGCTACCAGTTCGTCGAGGGCGAATACATGTTGGCCGAGGAGTACGATCATTTTCTTTTAGATCCCTCTGACTTTATAGTGAGACGTTACTGGCCCCGCGTGTGCGGCGCACTCAAGGGACTCGAAAAACTAAGACCCCTGCACAGCATCATTACCTACTATATGGGTTTTGGCACGGGACTCGCCCCGTTCAGTTTTCCCGAGGTGGAACAGGCGCTTGAGGCGTTAAAGAGGGCGGGACAGAAATCGGCTCAAATCGCCTCCTACGGCAGATTATACTCGGAAAAGGCCAAAGAAGCGGGGTTTCCACTTCAGTCGGGCGGGATCACGCAGGCACCGTTTGATACGCTCGGCGATTTCTTTCGCGGTACAAAAGGGCTCATGACCGATATGTACCGGAGACCGGCCAAGGTGATTGCAGCCTGCGAAAAACTCCTTCCCATCATGCTCGAGATGGTCGTTGCCTCCACCAAAGCATCCAGTAATCCGCGGGTCTTCATCCCGCTGCACAAAGGGCTCGACGGCTTCATGTCGGAAGAGCAGTTCAAGAAATTCTTCTGGCCTACGCTTAAGGAGCTCATGATTGCGCTCATCGATCGTGGATTGACGCCATGTC harbors:
- a CDS encoding uroporphyrinogen decarboxylase family protein, with translation MKKTPQELYREREKRVLDATQLKKPDRVPIMVMFGFFPARYVGMSVKEFMYDPDKLWKAQWKALTDFAPDMDQSPYGLRFLGPLLDALDFKQLLWSGHGLTSDHSYQFVEGEYMLAEEYDHFLLDPSDFIVRRYWPRVCGALKGLEKLRPLHSIITYYMGFGTGLAPFSFPEVEQALEALKRAGQKSAQIASYGRLYSEKAKEAGFPLQSGGITQAPFDTLGDFFRGTKGLMTDMYRRPAKVIAACEKLLPIMLEMVVASTKASSNPRVFIPLHKGLDGFMSEEQFKKFFWPTLKELMIALIDRGLTPCPLWEGNCTSRLNIIKDVPQGKAIYAFEATDMARAKQVLGGTVCIRGNVPLSILATGTPEDVRAYCKRLIDVAGKDGGFILDAAAALDDAKTENVRAMFEFTKEYGVY
- a CDS encoding cobalamin-dependent protein (Presence of a B(12) (cobalamin)-binding domain implies dependence on cobalamin itself, in one of its several forms, or in some unusual lineages, dependence on a cobalamin-like analog.) encodes the protein MADLMEDEVTAEVKKLVASGASPMDILDDAGQAMAIVGKRFETGEYFIPDLMMAGEILKGISEIVKPLLEKQGPPQKKGKVLIGTVAGDIHDIGTDIVQFMLDVSGYDVLNIGIDVPVNVFVEKIKEYHPQVVGLSGFLTLAFDSMKKTVEAIEQAGLRDKIKIMIGGGQIDEEIRKYVKADAYGKDAMAAVTLCNGWIQ